A window of the Microvirga terrae genome harbors these coding sequences:
- a CDS encoding GntR family transcriptional regulator, with protein MSMARPAPRTEIKLRERAYDVFTEQLLQSQIKPGQFVTQRELVALTGQPLGAIRELIPRLEAEGLIVTVPQRGLQILPLDITLIRNAFQFRLILEREAIAVFSQTASDAAITRIEAAHQSIVDDARYGLTEQLVAMAQHVDREFHETIIDDLNNEIISKAYRVNWIKVRLIRQSETSLDEDLVIPVMREHLAIIAAMKRRDTAAAVEAAIAHVMNARARALRLE; from the coding sequence ATGAGCATGGCTCGGCCAGCCCCTCGCACGGAGATCAAACTGCGCGAGCGGGCCTATGACGTGTTTACCGAACAACTCCTGCAGAGCCAGATTAAGCCCGGGCAGTTCGTGACCCAGCGGGAGTTGGTCGCCCTCACAGGACAACCTCTCGGCGCTATTCGTGAACTGATCCCCCGGCTGGAAGCGGAGGGTTTGATCGTCACCGTCCCGCAACGCGGGTTGCAGATCCTGCCGCTCGACATCACGCTGATCCGCAACGCCTTCCAGTTCCGGCTTATTCTGGAGCGGGAGGCGATCGCCGTTTTCAGCCAGACGGCGAGCGACGCTGCAATCACACGGATCGAAGCCGCCCATCAGTCGATCGTCGATGACGCACGGTACGGCCTGACCGAACAACTCGTCGCCATGGCTCAGCACGTCGACCGGGAATTTCACGAAACGATTATCGACGATCTCAACAACGAGATCATCTCGAAGGCCTATCGGGTGAACTGGATCAAGGTCCGGCTCATTCGCCAAAGCGAGACGAGCCTCGACGAGGATCTCGTGATTCCGGTGATGCGGGAGCACCTCGCCATCATCGCGGCCATGAAGCGGCGCGACACGGCGGCGGCCGTGGAGGCCGCCATCGCTCACGTCATGAACGCTCGGGCGCGGGCGCTCAGGCTCGAATAG
- a CDS encoding tripartite tricarboxylate transporter TctB family protein gives MISRFSAEIGTATLTAGLGLAAVVGALEFGIGWGDAGPEPGAFPFYIGLLVVAASIGNLVRATVGRHGLQSVFLHKEEAKRVASFFVPMLAFVVVARLLGLYVATALYLAFVMRVQGKYRLAVSIASGIAAAVIFYFVLEVAFQVPLMKGPLEAALGLY, from the coding sequence ATGATTTCTCGTTTCAGCGCTGAGATCGGAACCGCCACACTGACCGCAGGCCTTGGGCTCGCGGCGGTCGTCGGCGCTCTGGAGTTCGGGATCGGTTGGGGAGACGCAGGGCCTGAGCCCGGGGCATTCCCGTTCTACATCGGCCTGCTGGTCGTCGCTGCCAGCATCGGCAATTTGGTCCGTGCGACGGTCGGACGTCATGGGTTGCAATCGGTCTTCCTGCACAAGGAGGAGGCCAAGCGCGTGGCATCGTTCTTCGTGCCCATGCTGGCCTTCGTGGTGGTAGCCCGTCTCCTCGGCCTCTACGTGGCGACGGCGCTGTATCTCGCCTTCGTCATGCGAGTGCAGGGAAAGTACCGGCTCGCGGTTTCCATCGCATCGGGCATCGCCGCAGCCGTGATCTTCTACTTCGTGCTCGAGGTGGCGTTCCAGGTTCCTCTCATGAAGGGTCCGCTCGAAGCCGCTCTGGGCCTTTACTAG
- a CDS encoding tripartite tricarboxylate transporter permease — protein sequence MENFASLLHGFGVALTTYHVMLMMVGVLLGILVGVLPGLGAPNGVSLLLPLTFTMDPVAAIILLTSMYWGALFGGSTTSILFNIPGEPSSVATTFDGYPMARQGQATQALTLAFLSAGFGALVGVILITVLSTWVAKFALRFSSPEYFAVYFLAFASFIGLGAASPFKTVVSMGLGFAFASVGMDTVSGGLRLTYGFNELLSGISFLIAVIGLFGIGELMLTMEEGLRFDGIRARVKIRDVFKTIATLPRYWVTLLRSSAIGCWMGITPGGPTAASFMSYGLAKRLSRRKDGFGQGEPEGVVAPETADHAAGSSAILPMLALGVPGSATAAVMMGGLMIWGLNPGPMLFIERPDFVWGLIASMYLGNIVAVLMVLATIPLFASILRIPFAIIGPVIVVVCFIGAYTVAGRPFDLWLALAFGVVGYLFKKLDYPIAPLVLAMVLGDKAEDAFRQSMIMSRGSLSIFWSNGLVTTLMLIGLVLAFGPLLSTALGRLVKPKASSAVA from the coding sequence GTGGAAAATTTCGCTTCACTCCTTCATGGCTTCGGGGTCGCTCTGACGACCTATCATGTCATGCTCATGATGGTCGGCGTCCTACTGGGCATCCTGGTCGGCGTCCTGCCGGGGCTCGGTGCTCCCAACGGTGTTTCGCTTCTCCTCCCGCTGACTTTCACCATGGATCCGGTTGCGGCGATCATCCTGCTCACCAGCATGTACTGGGGCGCGCTCTTCGGCGGATCGACGACGTCGATCCTCTTCAACATTCCCGGGGAGCCTTCATCCGTCGCGACGACATTCGACGGGTATCCCATGGCCCGTCAGGGCCAGGCGACCCAGGCGCTGACGCTCGCTTTCCTGTCGGCTGGCTTCGGCGCCCTGGTCGGGGTGATCCTCATCACCGTGCTATCGACCTGGGTGGCCAAGTTCGCGCTTCGCTTCAGCTCACCCGAGTATTTCGCCGTCTACTTCCTGGCCTTTGCCAGCTTCATCGGGCTTGGGGCCGCGTCTCCGTTCAAGACCGTCGTCTCCATGGGCCTCGGGTTCGCTTTCGCGTCGGTCGGCATGGACACGGTGTCGGGCGGCCTGCGCCTCACCTACGGGTTCAATGAACTCCTCTCCGGCATCAGCTTCCTCATCGCGGTGATCGGCTTGTTCGGCATCGGCGAACTCATGCTCACCATGGAGGAGGGGCTGCGCTTCGACGGCATCCGTGCCCGCGTCAAGATCCGTGACGTCTTCAAGACGATCGCGACCCTGCCGCGCTACTGGGTGACGCTTCTGCGCAGCAGCGCCATCGGCTGCTGGATGGGCATCACCCCGGGCGGGCCGACCGCCGCCTCCTTCATGAGCTATGGTCTTGCCAAGCGTCTGTCGCGCCGCAAGGACGGATTTGGGCAGGGCGAGCCTGAAGGCGTCGTGGCGCCGGAGACGGCAGACCACGCCGCCGGCAGCAGCGCCATCCTGCCGATGCTGGCCCTCGGCGTTCCCGGTTCCGCAACGGCCGCCGTCATGATGGGCGGCCTCATGATCTGGGGCCTGAACCCCGGACCGATGCTGTTCATCGAACGGCCGGACTTCGTGTGGGGCCTGATCGCCAGCATGTATCTCGGCAATATCGTGGCCGTGCTCATGGTGCTTGCCACCATTCCGCTCTTCGCATCAATCCTGCGCATTCCGTTCGCCATCATCGGTCCGGTGATCGTCGTCGTGTGCTTCATCGGCGCTTATACGGTCGCGGGTCGACCTTTCGATCTCTGGCTGGCACTCGCCTTCGGTGTGGTGGGATACCTGTTCAAGAAACTCGATTATCCGATCGCGCCGCTCGTCCTGGCCATGGTGCTCGGCGACAAGGCGGAGGACGCCTTCCGGCAGTCCATGATCATGTCGCGCGGATCGCTGTCGATCTTCTGGTCGAACGGTCTCGTCACGACCCTGATGCTGATCGGTCTGGTGCTTGCGTTCGGGCCGCTCCTGAGCACCGCGCTCGGACGTCTGGTGAAGCCCAAGGCCTCATCGGCCGTCGCCTGA
- a CDS encoding dihydrodipicolinate synthase family protein, translated as MSLSFGISPALVTPFLDGKVDVHRLASHAKDCLARGCRTATLFGTTGEGPSVGATERERVTNEMIRHGIPAEKLVEGVIACSPEEAASSTSQALRRGTHAVLLAPPFYFRPAPDDAVFDWYSAVFDAIGADLRDIILYHIPGMTGVPLSHAVIARLRDRYPGAIRGVKDSAGNADATFALIQAFPDLDILVGDETYLGRACAAGAAGSICGVANVLPEAVIDLAENGRDDPRIVALVQEICRHPIVPMVKALVAHVRNDPAWAIARPPLPTLDERTTTRAVSLLEPFGQVTKAVA; from the coding sequence GTGTCGCTCAGCTTCGGCATCAGTCCTGCCCTCGTTACCCCCTTTCTTGACGGAAAGGTGGACGTTCATCGCCTTGCTTCGCACGCCAAGGATTGCCTCGCCCGGGGCTGTCGGACGGCGACGCTGTTCGGGACAACCGGTGAAGGCCCCTCCGTTGGCGCGACGGAGCGCGAGCGTGTTACCAACGAGATGATTCGACATGGGATCCCGGCCGAGAAACTGGTGGAAGGCGTGATCGCCTGCTCGCCGGAGGAGGCCGCGTCCAGCACGAGCCAGGCGCTGCGTCGCGGGACCCATGCGGTACTGCTGGCCCCGCCCTTCTACTTCCGCCCTGCCCCAGACGACGCCGTGTTCGATTGGTATTCGGCCGTGTTCGACGCCATCGGCGCCGATCTCCGCGACATCATACTCTACCATATACCCGGCATGACCGGCGTTCCCCTGTCACACGCGGTCATCGCACGCCTGAGGGACCGGTATCCCGGCGCCATCAGGGGGGTGAAGGACAGCGCGGGCAACGCCGACGCCACATTCGCCCTGATCCAGGCCTTTCCCGACCTGGACATCTTGGTCGGCGACGAGACCTATCTGGGCCGGGCTTGCGCGGCGGGTGCCGCGGGATCGATCTGCGGAGTGGCCAATGTTCTGCCGGAGGCTGTGATCGACCTGGCGGAGAACGGTCGGGACGATCCGCGCATCGTCGCGTTGGTTCAGGAGATCTGCCGCCACCCTATCGTTCCGATGGTAAAGGCGCTCGTGGCCCATGTACGAAACGACCCGGCGTGGGCCATTGCTAGGCCCCCGCTTCCGACGTTGGACGAACGGACGACCACACGGGCGGTCTCGTTGCTCGAGCCGTTCGGGCAAGTGACCAAGGCCGTTGCATGA
- a CDS encoding PfkB family carbohydrate kinase, with translation MNQKPVICLGCAFWDTIFKIERIPSHGAKVLPEKAVQAASGMATAAAVTIARLGGNVELWARVGRDPTGESFLHDLSREAVRIDRIRRVEGARTAFSTILVDNEGERLVVPYTDPSLDPGPGWLPLHEVADAAAVLVDMRWPEGARALLAEARRRGIPTVLDADVSPLEVLREMIALADHVLFSEPALLSLSDRGTPSEALRDVAAGIEANVVGVTLGAAGALVWQRGDMVDSIATIPSIPIRAVDTLNAGDVWHGTYVYGLVNDWDLPRRVRMANVAAAMKCEHFGGRLGSPTLPELLERSRTSV, from the coding sequence ATGAACCAGAAGCCGGTGATCTGCCTTGGATGCGCGTTCTGGGACACCATCTTCAAGATCGAGCGAATCCCCAGCCACGGAGCCAAGGTTCTGCCGGAGAAGGCCGTTCAAGCAGCCTCCGGGATGGCGACGGCCGCCGCAGTCACCATCGCCCGCCTTGGCGGCAATGTCGAACTCTGGGCGCGTGTCGGACGCGACCCCACCGGCGAAAGCTTCCTGCACGACTTGTCCCGCGAAGCTGTGCGCATTGATCGAATCCGCAGGGTTGAAGGCGCCCGAACGGCCTTTTCGACCATTCTCGTCGACAATGAGGGCGAACGACTGGTGGTGCCCTACACCGACCCGTCGCTCGACCCCGGTCCAGGCTGGCTGCCGCTCCACGAGGTCGCCGATGCCGCTGCCGTCCTGGTCGACATGCGCTGGCCCGAAGGGGCAAGGGCGTTGCTGGCCGAAGCGCGCCGTCGCGGGATTCCGACCGTGCTCGACGCGGATGTCTCGCCTCTGGAGGTGCTGCGCGAAATGATCGCGCTGGCCGACCACGTGCTGTTCTCCGAACCCGCCCTGCTCTCCCTGTCCGATCGCGGAACACCCAGCGAGGCGTTGCGGGATGTTGCGGCCGGAATCGAAGCGAATGTGGTCGGAGTGACGCTCGGTGCCGCCGGTGCCTTGGTGTGGCAGCGAGGCGATATGGTCGATAGCATCGCCACGATCCCGTCAATCCCCATCCGCGCCGTGGACACCTTGAACGCGGGGGATGTCTGGCACGGAACCTATGTCTACGGACTGGTCAACGACTGGGATCTGCCGCGCAGAGTGCGGATGGCCAATGTTGCCGCCGCCATGAAGTGCGAGCATTTCGGGGGGCGTCTCGGCTCGCCGACGCTTCCGGAGCTTCTGGAGCGAAGTCGCACCTCAGTCTAA
- a CDS encoding NAD(P)-dependent oxidoreductase, translating to MTPSPSANVAFLGIGLMGSRQARRLLDAGYRLTVWNRSREKAEALGAFGAHVAETASDSVSNADVVILMLENGKIVRDVLFSHGVAEALKSGAILVDMSSIKPAEAQEHARHLQERGVHHIDAPVSGGTTGAEQGTLAIMAGGEAETFSRVEPILRIMGRPVHVGPHGAGQLAKLANQIIVGVTIGAVAEALLLAQRGGANPAKVREALRGGFAESRILELHGQRMVERDFVTKGRSVTHLKDLDNALDAADRIDLEVLPYTALTADLFRGLIEHAGDLDHSGLLVELERRNPTGASADS from the coding sequence ATGACCCCATCACCATCCGCCAACGTGGCGTTCCTTGGCATCGGCCTCATGGGATCGCGCCAGGCGAGGCGTCTGCTCGACGCGGGCTATAGGCTGACGGTCTGGAACCGCTCGCGCGAAAAGGCCGAGGCGCTTGGCGCCTTCGGCGCACACGTGGCCGAGACGGCGTCCGATTCGGTGAGCAACGCGGATGTTGTCATCCTTATGCTCGAGAACGGCAAGATCGTCAGGGATGTACTGTTTTCCCACGGTGTGGCGGAAGCCCTGAAGTCCGGAGCGATCCTTGTCGACATGAGCTCCATCAAGCCCGCAGAGGCTCAGGAGCACGCCCGGCACCTACAGGAGCGTGGCGTCCATCACATCGACGCGCCTGTCTCCGGCGGGACCACCGGGGCGGAGCAGGGGACACTGGCGATCATGGCTGGCGGCGAGGCCGAAACCTTCAGCAGGGTCGAGCCGATCCTCAGGATCATGGGCAGACCCGTTCATGTGGGGCCGCACGGGGCAGGGCAGCTCGCGAAGCTTGCCAATCAGATCATCGTCGGGGTGACGATCGGCGCGGTCGCGGAGGCGCTTCTGCTGGCACAGCGCGGCGGCGCCAACCCGGCCAAGGTCCGGGAGGCTCTTCGTGGGGGCTTTGCGGAAAGCCGCATCCTCGAACTGCACGGCCAGCGCATGGTCGAGCGCGATTTCGTCACCAAGGGTCGCTCGGTCACTCATCTCAAGGATCTCGACAACGCCCTCGACGCGGCTGACAGAATCGACCTCGAGGTCCTGCCTTATACCGCCCTGACGGCGGATCTATTCCGAGGGCTGATCGAGCACGCCGGCGACCTCGATCACAGTGGGCTGCTCGTCGAACTCGAGCGCAGAAACCCCACGGGAGCTTCGGCCGATTCTTAG